A DNA window from Choristoneura fumiferana chromosome 2, NRCan_CFum_1, whole genome shotgun sequence contains the following coding sequences:
- the APC10 gene encoding anaphase-promoting complex subunit 10, with protein sequence MTSEKDPLIAERSGTVREVGNHAIWSLSSCKPGFGIDQLRDDCMDTYWQSDGQLPHLVNIQFQRKTMVSHIYIYTDYKLDESYTPSRISIRAGTHFNDLQEIEVIELIEPSGWEMIPIKDIHDRPIRTFMIQIAVLSNHQNGRDTHMRQIKVHSPCEPTVFDINKIKNFSTVQFQQYTTIR encoded by the exons ATGACATCAGAAAAAGATCCTCTCATTGCAGAAAGATCTGGAACTGTAAGGGAAGTGGGTAACCATGCTATTTGGAGCTTATCATCTTGTAAACCAG GCTTTGGGATAGATCAGCTCAGAGATGACTGTATGGACACCTATTGGCAATCTGACGGGCAACTACCGCATCTTGTAAATATCCAGTTTCAAAGAAAAACAATGGTATCTCACATCTACATTTACACTGACTACAAATTGGATGAGAGTTATACTCCGAGCCGAATATCCATTAGAGCTGGAACTCACTTCAATGATTTGCAGGAGATTGAGGTTATTGAGTTAATTGAGCCTAGTG GATGGGAAATGATACCAATCAAGGACATACATGACAGGCCAATCAGAACATTCATGATTCAAATAGCAGTATTGAGCAACCACCAAAATGGACGAGATACTCACATGAGGCAGATCAAAGTCCATTCACCATGTGAACCTACTGTGtttgacataaataaaattaaaaacttttcaaCTGTTCAGTTTCAGCAATACACCACTATACGATAA
- the eIF2Bepsilon gene encoding eukaryotic translation initiation factor 2B subunit epsilon — MEKENAIQAVVMMDTFNNNFDPVTKYKPMGLFAVAGVPLVNYVLESLALGGVDETILFCCHDGAKIKEHLRKSKEEKAPWSLTMEVQVLMSDTCETMGDAVREIDAAGLIRGYFILTGITSISNMPYASMLEQHKNLCKKDKGAAMTLVYKKVSWEHPLISMDKPIFLAADANTRKVLIHKKYKPKSKDRTITLPLESVLSHAEVKLHHNLVDSNVALCSPSVPPLFSDNFDFQTRDDFINGILINEEILASSLYYALLKESQYAATVTNWRTFKTISRDIIHHWAAPLCIESGSLYQDNYEFIGNHNFCNKSSTVSRSSSLVEDVLIGANTRICDNTVVCKSVIGRNCVIGSNVTITGSYIMNNVVIKDNCKIINSFVDDNCTVEKDSDLENGTILTSNVKMAPGSKLKGAIVEGQGDTNEKKLSKSTSESGTEWENESTGSEADEAIGLEKTWSDSESCYSSDSSAESSIPDSPIPDDTNIFLQEVIDSLARGYEEKLKCDYLILEINSSRYAYNIQLHEVNFFVVRALLSIPVLTETKNVVATVKDILKYFKPVLANYIKTKSSIMDCLKAVEESCLKCEWLNGKGGQVIQLLYGADVVDEDSLMEWYKDLQDNESEFANQPSLVKFFDWLQEAESEESD; from the exons aTGGAGAAAGAAAACGCTATCCAGGCGGTGGTTATGATGGACACCTTTAACAATAATTTTGACCCTGTCACTAAGTACAAACCGATG GGTTTATTCGCCGTCGCCGGAGTGCCACTCGTGAATTATGTTCTTGAATCTCTTGCTTTGGGCGGAGTTGatgaaactattttattttgctgTCATGATGGAGCTAAAATAAAGGAACACTTAAG aaaatcaAAAGAAGAGAAGGCCCCTTGGAGCTTAACAATGGAAGTGCAGGTGTTGATGTCAGACACTTGTGAAACAATGGGTGATGCAGTGAGAGAAATTGATGCTGCTGGCCTTATAAgaggatattttattttaactggcATTACCAGCATTTCCAATATGCCTTACGCATCAATGTTGGAGCAGCATAA GAATCTGTGTAAAAAAGATAAAGGTGCTGCCATGACTTTGGTTTACAAAAAAGTATCCTGGGAACATCCCCTCATCAGCATGGACAAGCCCATCTTTTTGGCAGCAGATGCCAACACCAGAAAAGTGCtcattcacaaaaaatataaacccAAATCAAAGGATAGGACTATTACTTTACCTTTG GAAAGCGTGTTAAGCCATGCTGAAGTGAAATTACACCATAACCTTGTGGATTCTAATGTAGCCCTTTGCTCTCCTTCTGTGCCACCTCTGTTTTCTGATAATTTTGATTTCCAAACAAGGGATGACTTCATCAATGGAATACTGATAAATGAAGAAATTTTAGCTAGTTCACTGTACTATGCTCTGCTAAAAGAAAGCCAGTATGCTGCTACTGTTACCAATTGGAGAACCTTTAAAACTATCAG TCGTGATATTATCCATCACTGGGCAGCTCCTCTTTGCATCGAAAGTGGATCTCTTTACCAAGATAACTATGAATTCATAGGGAATCACAACTTTTGCAACAAAAGTTCTACTGTGAGCAG GTCTAGCTCCCTTGTTGAGGATGTCTTAATAGGAGCAAACACAAGAATCTGCGACAATACAGTTGTATGTAAATCTGTTATTGGAAGAAACTGTGTGATTGGAAGTAATGTGACCATAACTGGAAGCTACATTATGAACAATGTCGTAATAAAAGACAACTGCAAAATAATCAATAGTTTTGTTGATGACAATTGCACAGTGGAGAAAGATTCAGATTTGGAAAATGGGACAATTCTCACATCAAATGTGAAAATGGCACCAGGTTCTAAACTAAAGGGTGCTATAGTAGAAGGACAAGGAGATACAAATG aaaaaaaactgtcaaaatcCACTTCAGAGAGTGGTACAGAGTGGGAGAATGAATCAACAGGCAGTGAGGCTGATGAAGCTATTGGGCTTGAGAAGACTTGGAGTGATAGCGAGTCATGCTATTCTTCTGACAGCAGTGCTGAGTCCTCAATACCAGACTCTCCAATTCCTGATGACACCAATA TTTTCCTACAAGAAGTCATTGATAGTTTGGCAAGAGGATATGAAGAAAAATTGAAGTGTGACTATTTGATTCTGGAAATCAATTCTTCTAGATATGCATATAATATACAGTTGCATGAAGTGAACTTCTTTGTTGTGAGAGCTCTTCTTAGTATTCCAGTTCTCACTGAAACCAAGAATGTTGTTGCCACAGTGAAAGATATCTTGAAGTACTTCAAACCAGTACTGGCCAACTACATTAAAACTAAATCTTCCATTATGGATTGTTTGAAAGCAGTTGAG GAAAGTTGTTTAAAATGTGAATGGCTGAATGGTAAAGGTGGTCAAGTCATACAACTTCTGTATGGAGCTGACGTTGTGGATGAGGATTCTTTGATGGAATGGTACAAGGATTTGCAAGACAATGAAAGTGAATTTGCCAATCAGCCCTCACTGGTCAAATTCTTTGACTGGCTTCAAGAAGCAGAAAGTGAGGAATCAGACTGA